A window of the Schlesneria paludicola DSM 18645 genome harbors these coding sequences:
- a CDS encoding formyltetrahydrofolate deformylase gives MQVVITAVGPDNRGLADPIVHHVTAAGANIFEIQMYDHDSERLFAMLLRCDWPSPASEIAALRQQMHEIGHEKGLSIRTWSRDERTEPPRLAICTTFRPEPALALLRSIRDKRLNATAAVMLGNRNSCRGVAEQFGVDWHNIGDARGEPDNARMIELFDQYEVDYIVLARYMRVLPASTCWRFAGRIINLHHGLLPPFPGFRPYEDAYQHRMLTYGATVHFIVPELDAGNQIIHQSTFTVFPGTSLELIKRQGETDHEPSCLVEGIRRVVDREVELHFHRVVRRGQLG, from the coding sequence ATGCAAGTTGTGATCACTGCCGTCGGACCTGACAATCGTGGTCTTGCCGACCCGATCGTCCACCATGTGACCGCTGCCGGCGCCAACATCTTCGAAATCCAGATGTACGATCACGATTCCGAGCGGCTGTTCGCGATGCTGCTGCGGTGTGACTGGCCATCTCCGGCGTCCGAGATCGCCGCCTTGCGTCAGCAAATGCACGAAATTGGCCACGAGAAAGGGCTGTCCATCCGCACCTGGTCGCGCGATGAGCGGACCGAGCCGCCGCGACTGGCCATTTGCACGACATTTCGCCCCGAACCGGCCCTGGCCCTGTTGCGATCGATTCGTGACAAACGATTGAATGCGACCGCGGCCGTGATGCTCGGCAATCGAAACAGTTGCCGCGGAGTTGCAGAACAGTTCGGTGTCGACTGGCACAACATCGGCGATGCACGAGGCGAGCCCGACAACGCGCGGATGATCGAACTGTTCGACCAGTACGAAGTCGACTACATCGTGCTCGCGCGGTATATGCGTGTGCTTCCCGCGAGCACCTGCTGGCGATTTGCTGGCCGAATTATCAATCTACACCATGGCCTGTTGCCTCCCTTCCCTGGTTTCCGCCCCTACGAAGACGCGTACCAGCACCGCATGCTGACCTATGGCGCGACCGTCCACTTCATCGTCCCCGAACTGGATGCGGGAAATCAGATCATCCACCAAAGCACGTTTACCGTTTTCCCAGGGACATCACTGGAATTGATCAAGCGACAGGGTGAAACGGATCACGAGCCCAGTTGCCTGGTCGAAGGCATTCGGCGGGTGGTCGACCGGGAAGTCGAACTACACTTCCACCGTGTCGTTCGCCGCGGGCAGCTTGGTTGA
- a CDS encoding HalD/BesD family halogenase: MWVLIAGLATSVVGTLLTILIRHRIRRNRTLSTLAAQRQQHGQDRPAHFAALADRRALAERFHYERLVRIDNFLMLDDLRRLRAEAEQAIPQMVPSYIPLHKQGQTLSYEDIHRFAQNCLELYHSSELKAWISSITSEQVQPTPDRDQSSLSLLCYKNPGDHINWHYDHNFYRGRHFTVLLSLANESSSGGVSQSQLMRRTSDRDEVIETSANSLVVFEGARVLHRASPTREGDLRIMLSMTFCTDPRIRLWKEMARRVKDTAFFGIRALWD, encoded by the coding sequence ATGTGGGTTTTGATTGCAGGGCTGGCGACAAGTGTCGTTGGCACACTATTGACGATCTTGATCCGACATCGAATCCGTCGAAATCGAACTCTTTCGACGCTAGCCGCGCAACGTCAGCAACATGGACAGGATCGTCCCGCCCACTTCGCCGCATTGGCAGATCGGCGGGCACTTGCAGAACGCTTTCACTATGAGCGTCTGGTTCGCATCGACAATTTTCTGATGTTAGATGACTTGCGACGATTGCGAGCCGAAGCTGAGCAGGCAATTCCACAGATGGTGCCCAGTTACATCCCGTTGCATAAACAAGGTCAGACACTGTCGTACGAAGACATTCATCGGTTCGCACAAAACTGTCTCGAGCTCTACCACTCGTCCGAGCTCAAGGCGTGGATTTCCTCGATCACTTCCGAGCAGGTCCAGCCCACTCCCGATCGCGATCAAAGTTCGCTTTCGCTGCTGTGCTACAAGAATCCCGGTGATCACATCAATTGGCACTATGATCACAATTTCTACCGTGGCCGCCATTTCACGGTTTTGCTTTCGCTGGCGAACGAATCGTCATCAGGCGGGGTGTCGCAGAGTCAGTTGATGCGGCGCACTTCAGATCGCGACGAAGTGATCGAGACTTCGGCGAACTCACTTGTCGTATTCGAAGGAGCTCGCGTCTTGCATCGCGCCAGCCCAACGCGCGAGGGTGACCTGCGGATCATGCTGAGCATGACATTCTGTACTGATCCGCGCATTCGTCTCTGGAAAGAAATGGCACGTCGTGTGAAAGACACCGCCTTCTTTGGGATTCGCGCACTTTGGGATTGA
- a CDS encoding cytochrome c3 family protein yields the protein MPQIFHRSLNTVSKVTIFGGLIFCALLAFGWDQFNRSSYVTEADVVREQPIPFSHEHHVSGLGIDCRYCHTSVETSSFAGMPATETCMSCHSQVWKDSPMLEPVRASLRTGKPLAWTRVHDVPDFVYFDHSIHVAKGVGCESCHGRVDQMPLMRRAHTLQMGWCLDCHAHPERSIRPLDEIYSFGIKHTSREQEDLSRELRIDSKPLLDCGTCHR from the coding sequence ATGCCACAGATCTTCCATCGCAGTCTAAACACGGTTTCCAAAGTCACAATCTTCGGCGGGCTGATCTTCTGCGCGCTGTTGGCCTTTGGGTGGGACCAGTTCAATCGTTCGTCCTATGTGACGGAGGCGGACGTTGTCCGAGAGCAGCCGATACCATTCAGCCACGAACATCATGTCAGTGGTCTTGGAATCGATTGTCGTTACTGCCACACGAGTGTTGAAACCTCGTCGTTTGCCGGGATGCCCGCGACCGAAACGTGTATGAGTTGTCATTCACAGGTCTGGAAAGACAGTCCGATGCTTGAGCCTGTTCGAGCGAGTCTGAGGACAGGCAAGCCGCTGGCGTGGACGCGGGTGCATGACGTTCCCGATTTTGTTTATTTCGACCATAGCATTCACGTCGCTAAGGGTGTTGGATGCGAGAGCTGTCATGGGCGCGTTGACCAGATGCCCCTAATGCGACGGGCACATACTTTGCAGATGGGCTGGTGTCTCGACTGCCACGCTCATCCTGAACGCTCCATCCGACCGCTCGACGAAATCTACTCGTTTGGCATCAAGCACACGTCTCGTGAGCAAGAGGACTTGAGTCGCGAGTTGCGCATCGATTCCAAACCCCTTCTCGATTGTGGGACATGCCATCGATGA
- the csrA gene encoding carbon storage regulator CsrA has product MLVLSRKKNESIVVDDSIVITVVEIRGDKVRLGIEAPREVPIHRSEVRDAMAAQAEPVVTVDPPVEENASAD; this is encoded by the coding sequence ATGTTAGTTCTGTCGCGGAAGAAAAACGAAAGCATTGTGGTGGACGATTCAATCGTCATCACCGTTGTCGAGATCCGCGGTGACAAAGTTCGACTTGGTATCGAGGCTCCTCGTGAAGTTCCCATTCACAGAAGTGAGGTCCGTGATGCCATGGCGGCTCAAGCAGAGCCCGTCGTCACCGTTGATCCGCCAGTTGAAGAGAATGCGTCCGCCGACTAA
- a CDS encoding GNAT family N-acetyltransferase: MPDERPELTIRLMDATDLDRGFLEAIGALRPAELTRDQAISIYRHRLRSRVRTYVAIIDNRIAGTAAVFIEPKFIHSGGIVGHIEDVAVHPAFQKHGVGRALVVHLLNECRNFHCYKVILDCAEGVIPFYEKLGFHRWERAMRIDL, from the coding sequence ATGCCCGACGAACGTCCTGAATTGACGATCCGTTTGATGGACGCGACAGACCTTGATCGCGGGTTTTTGGAAGCAATCGGCGCCCTTAGGCCCGCCGAATTGACGCGAGATCAAGCGATTAGCATCTACCGCCATCGATTGCGATCGCGCGTTCGGACCTATGTGGCAATCATCGACAACCGCATCGCAGGCACGGCGGCGGTGTTCATCGAGCCAAAATTCATCCATTCCGGGGGGATCGTCGGTCATATCGAAGATGTCGCCGTGCATCCGGCCTTTCAAAAGCACGGTGTGGGGCGAGCTTTGGTCGTTCATCTCTTGAATGAATGCCGAAATTTCCACTGCTACAAGGTGATCCTCGACTGCGCGGAAGGCGTCATTCCATTCTACGAAAAGCTCGGATTTCACCGCTGGGAACGAGCGATGCGTATCGACCTATAG
- a CDS encoding DUF1598 domain-containing protein encodes MVHQGRVCFGFRRIVGQLLTHSSCVAVLACSGLAADSLSDRDQRVADHLAAGEFGPALAIATETANTDEQASLLKQIATAQQEAGDHDAAQGTSRRMPRAAATKSNLLAARPDTARLAGGQANFGMLINLIQRNTSGKWDDVEGESAITPFQTGVRVSPAGLLHRVTEQENSGQLQAMGVRARQADLNSDVSHKSELRMVSLTRLEREVARRMEEGLPIPETMSQLAGLSQVKFVFVYPETNEIVVAGPANGWEYNPQGQPISLNDGRPTLQLDDLVTVLRTFASGKADFGCSINTRDEGVKALQEFAKSSTKSGGLDPSATRKWVNDLQSALGRQDVVVWGVPQDSRVARVIVEADYRMKLIGIDKLDAGKEIPSYFDLLPVAQQKSQNLDALRWWLALKFDGVTHSNDKTAFEMHGSSVLCQSENQLLTADGKHVPTGQSEATNRLFAENFTANYDKLAKRDTVFADTQNIFDLALCAALIKHEGLADKASWNMGVFAPHGAYTPASYAVPKEVDSVVNHRVYSRRNIVVQVAGGVRADVMAAAKDVSLNTTEPRLDDVGRDAKAAKLPVGRWWWDSTK; translated from the coding sequence ATGGTCCACCAAGGCCGCGTCTGTTTCGGTTTTCGCCGCATCGTCGGACAACTGCTGACGCACTCAAGCTGTGTCGCGGTTCTGGCCTGCTCCGGTCTGGCTGCGGATTCACTCAGTGATCGCGATCAACGCGTCGCCGATCATCTTGCCGCCGGAGAATTCGGCCCCGCCTTGGCGATCGCAACAGAAACCGCGAATACCGATGAACAAGCATCGCTCTTGAAACAAATTGCCACCGCACAGCAAGAGGCTGGTGATCACGATGCGGCACAGGGCACGAGCCGACGCATGCCGCGGGCTGCTGCCACCAAAAGCAATCTGTTGGCAGCACGCCCCGACACGGCCCGGCTGGCAGGAGGGCAGGCCAACTTCGGGATGCTCATCAACCTGATTCAGCGAAATACCAGCGGAAAATGGGACGACGTCGAAGGTGAATCGGCGATCACCCCTTTTCAGACGGGGGTCCGTGTTTCCCCCGCAGGACTTCTGCATCGTGTGACGGAACAAGAAAACTCCGGCCAGTTGCAGGCGATGGGTGTTCGCGCCCGGCAGGCAGACCTGAATAGCGATGTCTCTCATAAGAGCGAACTTCGAATGGTGTCGCTCACGCGGCTCGAACGCGAAGTGGCTCGACGAATGGAAGAAGGGCTGCCCATTCCGGAAACCATGTCACAACTGGCCGGACTGTCGCAGGTCAAGTTTGTCTTCGTCTATCCAGAAACAAACGAAATTGTCGTCGCCGGCCCCGCAAACGGCTGGGAATACAATCCGCAGGGACAACCGATTTCGCTTAACGATGGCCGACCGACGCTGCAACTCGATGACCTCGTCACGGTGCTGCGGACATTTGCCTCGGGTAAAGCGGATTTTGGCTGCTCGATCAACACCCGCGACGAGGGAGTCAAGGCGCTGCAGGAATTCGCCAAGTCCTCGACGAAATCAGGGGGGCTTGATCCATCCGCAACGCGTAAGTGGGTTAACGACCTGCAAAGTGCCCTGGGGCGTCAAGACGTCGTTGTCTGGGGGGTGCCTCAGGACAGCCGCGTCGCGCGAGTCATCGTCGAAGCCGATTATCGCATGAAATTGATTGGAATCGACAAGCTGGACGCGGGCAAGGAAATCCCAAGCTACTTCGATTTGCTGCCCGTTGCCCAGCAGAAGAGCCAGAACCTGGATGCACTGCGATGGTGGTTGGCACTGAAGTTCGATGGCGTGACGCACAGCAACGACAAGACCGCCTTCGAAATGCACGGTTCATCCGTGCTCTGTCAGTCGGAAAATCAGTTGCTCACAGCCGATGGCAAGCACGTTCCGACCGGACAATCGGAAGCCACCAACCGCCTGTTTGCCGAGAACTTTACAGCCAATTACGACAAACTGGCCAAGCGTGATACGGTGTTCGCCGATACCCAGAACATCTTCGACCTGGCCCTGTGTGCCGCCTTGATCAAACACGAAGGCTTGGCCGACAAGGCGAGCTGGAACATGGGTGTGTTCGCACCTCACGGGGCCTACACCCCAGCCAGCTATGCGGTCCCGAAAGAAGTCGATTCTGTCGTCAATCATCGCGTATATTCTCGCCGTAACATTGTGGTGCAAGTGGCCGGCGGCGTCAGGGCGGATGTGATGGCCGCCGCGAAGGACGTCTCGCTGAACACCACTGAACCGCGGCTGGATGATGTGGGACGCGACGCCAAAGCCGCCAAGTTGCCCGTCGGACGCTGGTGGTGGGACTCGACGAAGTAA
- the mutM gene encoding bifunctional DNA-formamidopyrimidine glycosylase/DNA-(apurinic or apyrimidinic site) lyase: MPELPEVETMVRGIRPHVVGRTIRAVTACPNTCRPISVWPKLPKLQKRLIGNQFSAVRRLGKRVVLDVADGSSLVLEPRMTGLVVLTDPPDTEHLRLQWTFDDGQPYESLWFWDRRGLGTVQLFDSGQLEAHYCSSVLGPDALEMTLSQWTESCSRTQRAIKVVLLDQKVVAGIGNLYASEILHRAGIHPATESNTIGPRELKRMVQAVQEILLTAIEYEGSTLGDGTYRNALNQNGRYQNKHQVYKRDGQPCLVCRLGQIVRVVQAQRATFFCPLCQKAE; encoded by the coding sequence TTGCCGGAGCTTCCCGAAGTGGAAACGATGGTCCGCGGGATCCGTCCCCACGTCGTTGGTCGGACGATTCGCGCCGTGACGGCGTGCCCCAATACGTGCAGGCCGATCTCAGTATGGCCCAAGCTACCCAAACTGCAAAAGCGGTTGATTGGCAATCAGTTCTCGGCCGTTCGCCGGTTGGGCAAGCGTGTGGTCCTTGACGTGGCTGATGGATCGTCGCTGGTTCTGGAGCCCCGAATGACCGGGCTGGTCGTGTTGACTGATCCACCTGACACGGAGCATCTGCGACTGCAATGGACGTTCGATGACGGTCAGCCCTACGAATCGCTTTGGTTTTGGGATCGGCGTGGCCTGGGGACCGTGCAACTTTTCGATTCGGGGCAACTCGAGGCTCACTATTGTTCAAGTGTGCTGGGGCCTGATGCCCTTGAAATGACACTTTCACAATGGACCGAAAGTTGTTCGAGAACCCAGCGGGCAATCAAGGTTGTCCTACTCGATCAGAAGGTGGTCGCGGGAATTGGGAATCTGTATGCGAGTGAGATACTGCATCGAGCAGGCATTCATCCTGCGACGGAATCAAACACAATCGGTCCGCGTGAACTCAAACGGATGGTGCAGGCGGTGCAGGAGATCTTGCTGACCGCCATCGAATATGAAGGTTCGACCTTGGGTGACGGGACATATCGCAATGCGCTGAATCAGAATGGCCGGTATCAGAACAAGCATCAGGTCTACAAGCGCGACGGCCAGCCATGCCTGGTCTGTCGTCTGGGTCAGATCGTCCGCGTCGTTCAGGCACAGCGGGCCACGTTTTTCTGTCCACTCTGCCAGAAAGCCGAGTAG
- a CDS encoding sigma-70 family RNA polymerase sigma factor, translating to MRYRNPAIKQLRDQQIKYAPRDVQLTQISRAERLLDELNPVGMYRYPELCEKITTYRGEMYPDLVVSGAEAVHDLRCFVEDLSDSADIPVENAGEEVWTVEDVSKRFNVSSKTVSRWRDRGLVSRRFRFGGRKRVGFLRSSVERFVTKHADDVDRGTQFSQLTVEEREQLIQRARRLAKAGGCPTEISHRLARKFHRSPETVRYTLKNYDRDHPELAVFPDALVTITDEHKREIHRSFLKGITADELSEKYGRTRTSIYRLVAEVRAELLVEKPIDYMYSSQFDEDGAAKTILQPAPEVDRKSGVVKTPPGLPPYLNSLYSVPLLTKEEEVYYFRKMNFLLHQAAQLQKQIDVSQPKNKDMDRLESLIEQANEVKNFLIRSNLRLVVSIAKKHMKPNANFFEMVSDGNISLIRAIEKFDFTRGFKFSTYASWAIMKNYARSIPAEYTQLDRFRTGNEEVFDQASDPRSERLNEEFINKRQHEALMELLSQLDPRERDIIVSRYGLKDGNPPLTLEQVGHKMGVTKERIRQLESRALQKLRKIAEEEHLDVPGI from the coding sequence ATGCGTTATCGAAATCCAGCGATTAAGCAGCTTCGTGATCAGCAAATCAAATATGCGCCGCGTGACGTCCAATTGACTCAGATTTCACGCGCCGAGCGGCTGTTGGATGAATTGAACCCAGTCGGTATGTATCGATATCCCGAACTGTGTGAAAAAATTACGACTTATCGGGGTGAAATGTATCCCGATCTGGTCGTCAGTGGGGCCGAGGCGGTGCATGACCTGCGGTGCTTCGTGGAGGATCTTTCCGACAGCGCGGATATTCCGGTCGAAAATGCCGGGGAAGAAGTGTGGACGGTCGAAGACGTCAGCAAACGCTTTAACGTGTCGTCGAAAACCGTTTCGCGTTGGAGAGATCGTGGGCTTGTCAGTCGCCGATTTCGTTTCGGTGGACGGAAGCGCGTCGGGTTCTTGCGATCATCGGTCGAACGATTTGTGACCAAACATGCGGACGATGTCGATCGCGGAACGCAATTCAGCCAATTGACGGTCGAGGAACGTGAACAATTGATCCAGCGTGCTCGCCGACTGGCCAAGGCTGGCGGCTGTCCGACGGAAATTAGCCATCGTCTGGCAAGGAAATTTCACCGATCGCCTGAAACCGTTCGTTACACCCTTAAGAATTATGACCGTGATCATCCGGAGTTGGCCGTGTTTCCCGATGCGTTGGTTACGATCACCGACGAACACAAACGCGAAATTCATCGCAGTTTCCTGAAAGGGATTACTGCGGATGAATTATCGGAAAAGTATGGTCGAACTCGGACGAGCATTTATCGGCTCGTCGCAGAAGTCCGGGCTGAATTGCTTGTGGAAAAGCCAATCGACTACATGTATTCATCGCAGTTTGATGAAGACGGGGCGGCAAAGACCATTCTGCAGCCCGCGCCGGAAGTCGATCGGAAGTCGGGCGTCGTGAAAACGCCACCCGGGTTGCCACCGTACTTAAACAGCTTGTACTCGGTTCCGCTACTCACCAAAGAAGAGGAAGTTTACTACTTCCGTAAGATGAATTTCCTGCTGCATCAGGCGGCTCAGTTGCAGAAGCAGATTGATGTTTCGCAACCGAAGAACAAGGATATGGACCGGCTTGAATCGCTCATCGAACAAGCCAACGAAGTGAAGAATTTCCTGATTCGCAGCAATCTGCGTCTCGTGGTGTCGATTGCGAAAAAGCATATGAAGCCGAACGCGAATTTCTTCGAAATGGTTAGCGATGGAAACATTTCGTTGATTCGCGCCATCGAGAAGTTCGACTTCACACGCGGATTCAAATTTTCCACGTATGCAAGTTGGGCGATCATGAAGAACTACGCCCGTTCGATTCCGGCCGAGTACACACAACTTGATCGGTTCCGCACAGGCAACGAAGAAGTGTTTGATCAAGCCTCTGATCCAAGAAGCGAACGGTTGAACGAAGAGTTCATCAACAAGCGACAGCACGAAGCGCTGATGGAACTGTTGTCGCAACTTGACCCTCGTGAGCGTGACATCATCGTGTCGAGGTACGGGCTGAAAGATGGGAATCCCCCTCTGACACTCGAGCAGGTCGGTCACAAGATGGGCGTGACGAAAGAGCGAATTCGTCAACTGGAATCGCGTGCGCTGCAAAAGCTGCGAAAGATCGCCGAGGAAGAGCATCTCGACGTTCCTGGCATCTAA
- the rsgA gene encoding ribosome small subunit-dependent GTPase A: MAHSDESGIEHLERGQRVSGKGDLSRRRTVLGETGDDNSIILHVDEAACLRGRVLAAIGSTQCTVQVDPGQAHAGLHFECTVRRVVRTVARDARNAVVTGDCVLFLPDENCKGVIERVEPRDGVLARGHQYKQHILVANVTQVAIVASAAEPALKPALIDRFLVSSAKGNVRALIILNKVDLADLADLQPVIGLYARLGYTIVPTSVQTGLGIATLKRLLQGEQTVFTGQSGVGKSSLLNAIQPGLAMKTGDVSRITQKGRHTTRFAQLRELDFGGWVVDTPGIRQLELWDVQPEEMEGYFLEFRPFVAHCKFPDCLHLVEEGCAVRVAVQNDLISQIRYESYLRLVIGDD; the protein is encoded by the coding sequence ATGGCGCATTCGGATGAATCTGGGATCGAACATCTCGAACGCGGGCAGCGAGTCTCTGGGAAAGGGGATTTGTCACGGCGACGTACCGTTCTGGGTGAAACCGGAGACGATAATTCGATTATTCTGCATGTCGACGAAGCGGCATGTCTGAGGGGGCGGGTTCTGGCTGCGATTGGATCAACGCAGTGCACGGTTCAAGTGGACCCGGGGCAAGCTCACGCAGGGCTCCATTTCGAATGTACCGTGCGCCGTGTTGTGCGCACGGTTGCACGTGATGCGCGAAACGCTGTAGTCACCGGCGACTGTGTGCTCTTCTTGCCAGATGAGAATTGCAAGGGGGTCATCGAGCGAGTTGAGCCGCGCGATGGTGTCCTGGCCCGCGGGCACCAATACAAGCAGCACATTCTGGTGGCGAATGTGACACAAGTTGCGATCGTGGCGTCAGCCGCGGAACCGGCCCTCAAACCCGCGCTGATTGATCGGTTTCTGGTGAGCTCTGCCAAGGGAAACGTTCGCGCGCTCATCATTCTGAACAAAGTCGACCTGGCGGATCTGGCCGACCTGCAACCCGTCATTGGTCTTTATGCGCGGTTGGGTTACACAATTGTGCCAACCAGTGTTCAAACAGGGCTCGGGATCGCGACCTTGAAACGTCTCTTGCAGGGCGAGCAGACGGTTTTTACTGGTCAAAGCGGCGTCGGCAAATCCTCGTTGTTGAATGCCATTCAGCCGGGGCTGGCCATGAAGACAGGGGACGTGAGCCGGATCACGCAGAAAGGGCGTCACACAACGCGGTTCGCCCAATTGCGAGAGCTCGATTTTGGCGGCTGGGTCGTCGACACGCCTGGAATCCGACAGCTTGAGTTGTGGGATGTTCAGCCCGAAGAGATGGAAGGCTATTTTCTGGAGTTCCGGCCGTTCGTCGCGCACTGCAAATTCCCGGACTGCCTGCATCTTGTGGAAGAAGGTTGTGCGGTGCGAGTGGCCGTGCAGAATGATTTGATTTCGCAGATCCGCTACGAAAGTTATTTGCGACTGGTCATCGGCGACGACTAG